AGTTAGGGAGCGGACTTTAATATTAAAGGGACTTGCTGTATTGAGTCTGTCACTTCCTCCAGAAGCCACTTTGTAATCCCGTACATCTCGTAAACCAATTAACCCTACACATAATGGAAAGTTTTTGGGGCGATCGGGATAACCATCTCGTAACTGACGCAAAACAGAAATCAGCGCTTCATCCTGTAAAGAGTCAATTTCATCGATAAACAGCACCAAAGGTCGTGAAGAAGCTTGCGCCCATGCCTTGAGATTAGCTTTAATCCTCTCTCCATCTGGCGCTTCCAGCCATGCAGGGGGTTGCTGGTCTTGGGGTAAGCGGATTTCTATTGTATCACGCCAAGCACCGAGGATTGCCAATTCTGCTTTTCCTGGGTCATGGGTAAACGGTGCGCCCACTTCAGCTGATACCATGACTGCAGTGTAGCGTCCACTTTCTGTCAGTTGTTTTGCCAGCGCCAACATTGCAGTAGTTTTACCAGTTTGACGCGGTGCATGAATAACAAAATAGCTACGTTGTTCAATCAGCCGCTCCAAGTTTGGCAACCGAATCGTGGGCGGTAGCATATAGTGAATGTCTGCTTGACAAGGACCTGCGGTATTGAACCAACAAGGCATAGGAATTTGGAGTGCTTTTGGAGGAATGCCCTCAGTGTAGCGCGTGCTTACCTTCTTTTTACCATTTCAAGCTTAACGCTCTTTTACCACTCTAGATAGAGAATAATTGAGGTGACTGGAAGTCGCGGCTACACAAACAAAGCCCTTCTCGTGCGGACTAATTGCTATGCATAACACGCGACTTTTGTCTAAGCAGAGAAGTTCAGTTTAATTCATCCACAGCAATTGCTTCACCCGATCACACTCTTGCGTCACACCTGCAACAGGTAAACGATTCAGGCGACTTTCCAACACAATCGGTACTCCGACAGGAAATTGGGAAATTTGCGATACCCACCAGGTCTGCGGTGTAATGCGGGAATGGGTATCGTGTCGTCCGTCGTTATCGGAGATATGAATTTCTAAAAGTCGTTCTGGTGTAAGTTTTAACCATTGCAACTTTGCAAGGTGGCTGTGGTTATGCCAAATATTCAAGTGTGCTAAATCAATGACTAGCTTGATTTCTGGGGCATCTTGGCAAAACTGAGTCACTTCCTCAGCATTGTCCAAAAGGTTCTGGGTAGCACTAGTGGGTAACATAGGATACATGGTTTCCACACCAAGAGCAATACCTCGCATTTGGCACAGTTGATAGAGGCAATAGACGTTTTCTAAAAAGGTAGCATATGCCAGTGAGCGATCGCAGACCGTGGCAAAGTTCCCACCATGCACCGAATAGGCTGTGATGCCCAAACTAGCTAAGAAATCTGTCAATCTCTGGAAATAGTTCCAGTCTTGGGGTTGTGCCAGATTAAACGGGTGATGGCGATCGCCCCAAACAAAAGCGTGGTGTGCGCGGTAAACCATCCCTTGCTGCCCAAAAAGCTGAATTGCCTGTACTGCATCGGTATCGGGTTGCGAACCAATTGCGAGTTCAACCTGACGAATACCAGCCTCCCAAAATACCGTCAATGCCTTGCGGGTTGGCACTCCACCATAAGCTGACAAACTGAGGTACAGTTCCATTATTTCTCTTGTGTTGATGGGTATATAAAGGTTGCAGTTCTGGGCTTGAGAGCAAATAGAGTCGTAGCATATCCCACCAGATTGCCCACTTCCTGACACAGATGCGTCCTTTCCGCCTCTGAGTGTCCTATCTCTCTTAACAAGTCCTCTGCTTCACTTAAGATATAGTAGTCGATTTGCTCTCTCAGGGACGAATCAATCTGCTCATTCACGTTGTATATGCGTTTGTAAGGAACCTCAATTTGACGCTCAGCATTGCCTAATTTTAAAACCAGAGAATAGCTATACCTAATATAAGTGCGCTCGTCATCGTAGCCGTTAGGATCTTCATGCGTCTTGTAGTTGCTGATACTCACTGGCAAATTAAGTGTTGCTAATAACCAGGTTGTGGGGTCATCTGCGAAAGTATCCTTAAATTTTTGACTATACCAGTAGTCTCTAGGAGCCTTTTTCAACTCTTGTACAAATGCACTGAATTCTGGTGTTGGCAAGAAACAACGGGCATCAGTGGCAAGGGCATCAATGATATCTTGCAGTTTTACCACTTGAGCTTCTACCAGTGCCTGTTCCTGCTGGCTCAAGTCTTGCATACGTTGCTCTACAAGTTGTTGTAAGGTTATGATTTCTGGGTCAAACTGACTAGCATGGTTTTGCACCAAGGCTTGATAGCTGGAAAGCAGGAAATTAGAGTTTGCCATAACAACATTCCTCTTGGTTTTAGGTTGCAATTGCTGCACACCCTTTAGTTCTTTTGTACTAAAATACCATTAGTTAATTCATTAGACAATCACTCTGTTCTTCAACAGCAGGCTGTAATAAAGAGATTGCACACCAGTAAACAGTACACTATCGGGAGAGGCTTGGAAGTCTTCTAGTGTCAGTGCTCCTGATAGCACGATCGCAAGTTTAATCGTTTTATGCCAAAATAATAAACTTTTGTTAAGCAAATCCAGAAAGCAGGGACAAATCAATGAGCAATATTCATCCTACTCTATAGGAAAAAAGCAACTGTCAAATTTGTTACAGATACTTTACATTTGCTAGGAATTATGAAAAAAAGTAAAGCATTTAACAATGCCGGTAAATTGACTGCACTTCTATTTCTAATAACTCTGTTTCTGACTCCCTTTGCGATCGTAAATGCAGGAGAACGAGGTGTATTGATGGAATTTGGTAAAGTGCAAGACAGAGTTCTCGGAGAAGGTATTCACGTCATTGTACCAGTAGTAAACACAGTAAAAAGATTGAGCGTGCGAGTTCAAAAGCAAAATATTTCTGCTAAGGCTTCCTCTAAAGATTTGCAAGATATCTCCACAGACGTTACTCTAAACTGGCACATTATTCCAGAGCAAGCCAATACTATTTTTCAGAAAATTGGAGATGAAAATAATGTTGTTGATCGCATTATCAATCCAGCGATTGAAGAAGTTCTCAAAGCAGTTGTCGCGAGATACACTGCTGAAGAAATTATTACCAAGCGAGGAGAAATGAAAGCAGGAGTAGACGAGACTTTAACAAATCGATTAGCTAACTATCATCTTGCAGTAGATGATATTTCTCTAATCCACATTCACTTCTCTCCAAAGTTTAATGAAGCTGTAGAATCAAAGCAAGTTGCTGCACAAGAAGCTAAACGGGCAGAGTTTATAGCCTTGAAAGCATCAAGAGAAGCAGAAGCCAAAGTGAATTTAGCAAAAGGTGAAGCAGAAGCACACAGGGTACTCCGCGAAAATTTGACACCAGAAATTCTGGAAAGGCAAGCACTGGAAAAATGGGATGGCAAGCTTCCAATCATTGTTGGTCAAGGCGAGCAAAAGTTATTAAATTTGACCGATTTTTTGAAATCTTATTAAATTGGTTAGTGGTTAATTGTTAGTTGTTAGTTGTTAGTTGTTCATTCCCACTACCACTAACCACTAACTACTAACCACTAACTATTTGGAAATAAATTCGGAGTATCGATAACTTTTAACTGGATTAATGTTAAAATAACAACTGTAAAAATAGTTGAAGTGACTAAACCTGTGACCAACTCTTTTCTCGTATTGCGCTCTGCTGGTTGGTTTTGAAACACATCTAAAGCCCCTCTTTGCATCAAGAGAATTCCAACAATGTTAGAAAGCCAATAGCCTGCTATTGAGCAAGGTATAAGTAGTTGTGGCGAGAA
This genomic interval from Scytonema hofmannii PCC 7110 contains the following:
- a CDS encoding sugar phosphate isomerase/epimerase family protein, whose translation is MELYLSLSAYGGVPTRKALTVFWEAGIRQVELAIGSQPDTDAVQAIQLFGQQGMVYRAHHAFVWGDRHHPFNLAQPQDWNYFQRLTDFLASLGITAYSVHGGNFATVCDRSLAYATFLENVYCLYQLCQMRGIALGVETMYPMLPTSATQNLLDNAEEVTQFCQDAPEIKLVIDLAHLNIWHNHSHLAKLQWLKLTPERLLEIHISDNDGRHDTHSRITPQTWWVSQISQFPVGVPIVLESRLNRLPVAGVTQECDRVKQLLWMN
- a CDS encoding prohibitin family protein, with amino-acid sequence MKKSKAFNNAGKLTALLFLITLFLTPFAIVNAGERGVLMEFGKVQDRVLGEGIHVIVPVVNTVKRLSVRVQKQNISAKASSKDLQDISTDVTLNWHIIPEQANTIFQKIGDENNVVDRIINPAIEEVLKAVVARYTAEEIITKRGEMKAGVDETLTNRLANYHLAVDDISLIHIHFSPKFNEAVESKQVAAQEAKRAEFIALKASREAEAKVNLAKGEAEAHRVLRENLTPEILERQALEKWDGKLPIIVGQGEQKLLNLTDFLKSY